One segment of Kogia breviceps isolate mKogBre1 chromosome 14, mKogBre1 haplotype 1, whole genome shotgun sequence DNA contains the following:
- the CEP20 gene encoding centrosomal protein 20 isoform X1, translated as MATVSELKAVLKDTLEKRGVLGHLKARIRAEVFSALDDESEPRPSLSHENLLINELIREYLEFNKYKYTASVLIAESGQPIVPLDRQFLIRELNAFEESKDNTIPLLYGILAHFLHGTKDDIQNTFLKGSSLQPPNPNLGRQPDGRKQMEDHLEKEQGRSANTENLHTSPAMKR; from the exons ATGGCGACTGTTTCCGAGCTGAAGGCTG tTTTAAAGGACACCTTGGAAAAAAGAGGAGTATTAGGACATTTAAAAGCAAGGATTCGAGCTGAAGTTTTCAGTGCTCTTGATGATGAAAGTGAACCTCGACCATCATTGTCTCATGAAAACCttctaattaatgaattaattcggGAGTATTTGGAATTCAACAAATATAAGTATACAGCGTCTGTCCTCATAGCAG AATCTGGTCAACCCATAGTTCCATTGGACAGACAGTTTCTCATTCGTGAACTAAATGCATTTGAAGAATCAAAGGATAATACAAT ACCTCTTTTATATGGAATTTTAGCTCATTTCTTGCATGGAACTAAGGATGACATCCAAAATACATTTCTGAAAGGGTCTTCACTTCAGCCTCCAAACCCAAATCTTGGCAGACAACCTGATGGAAGAAAGCAAATGG AGGACCACCTAGAGAAGGAGCAGGGGAGGAGCGCTAACACTGAAAACCTGCACACTTCTCCCGCAATGAAGAGATGA
- the CEP20 gene encoding centrosomal protein 20 isoform X2 codes for MATVSELKAVLKDTLEKRGVLGHLKARIRAEVFSALDDESEPRPSLSHENLLINELIREYLEFNKYKYTASVLIAEDHLEKEQGRSANTENLHTSPAMKR; via the exons ATGGCGACTGTTTCCGAGCTGAAGGCTG tTTTAAAGGACACCTTGGAAAAAAGAGGAGTATTAGGACATTTAAAAGCAAGGATTCGAGCTGAAGTTTTCAGTGCTCTTGATGATGAAAGTGAACCTCGACCATCATTGTCTCATGAAAACCttctaattaatgaattaattcggGAGTATTTGGAATTCAACAAATATAAGTATACAGCGTCTGTCCTCATAGCAG AGGACCACCTAGAGAAGGAGCAGGGGAGGAGCGCTAACACTGAAAACCTGCACACTTCTCCCGCAATGAAGAGATGA